A segment of the Lycium ferocissimum isolate CSIRO_LF1 chromosome 10, AGI_CSIRO_Lferr_CH_V1, whole genome shotgun sequence genome:
AGACAACTCAAGCcccacgagaagaattatccgactcatgaccttGAGCTAGCATCCATAGTATTCGCGCTAAAGATTTAGTgttattatttgtatggagtgcatgtagATATATTcatagatcacaagagtctaCAATACATCTTCAATCAAAGAGAGCTGAATCTTCGTCAGAAGAGGTGGCTCGAATTGCTCAAAGATTATAATGTTGATATCCTCTATCATCCgggaaaagcaaatgttgtagccgatgctctcaGTCGGCGTTCTATGGGAAGACTAGCTCATGTTGAGGTAGAAAAGCGAACTATGATGAAGGAAGTCCACCGCTTAGCAAGTCTAGGAGTTCGACTTTTGTTGGTCGGAACAGGGATGAATCCTCTTTAGTAGCCGAAGTGAAGGAAAAgcagtttagtgatccctaccTATTACAGCTGAAGGATGGGATTCACAAACACAATACTACGgattttgaacaagggggagatgatggtgcTTTGAGGTACAGAGGCAGACTATGCGTTCCAGACATATATGGGCTCAGAGATCGAACTATGTCTGAAGCCCACAATtccaggtattctattcacccatgttccacaaagatgtatcatgatcttaaggagatttattggtggaacaaCATGAAAAAGAACGTAGTAGATTTTGTGGTTAAGTGTCCAAATTgctgataagttggtattttaccaacttatttcttctttaatctcagattgttgctatgttttgattgagaaaatagtgcatttaatgttgtttacttccattttataggtttatgtgatttagaagtgatcggaagaaatcaagtgaaataagtcaaaaagaggccaaattggaCAAAAACTgcacagttttgcaaaactgtcaaaagtggacagttttgcaaaaacgggacagatttgcaaatcTAAAAACTTGGggcttattttgttatttttggacttggaaaaagTGGGGAACTACAAAAGGAAGACAAGGGAGCAATTAtattcatctttggccatttcataCAAGTTTTGGAGACTAGGTTCCTACACTACACTTTGGGgttgaagatttggttgagcatttcttaaacctttaattcatttcttcaattccttgctttgtattgtatatctaagtgtgtagtatttattttcttcacttgaatcttgtttatggaaatattctatgattaaagtgaTGGATGAAAATCTTGTTTTGCTtttgtattgaatgatttttattgctattgaagtgggtctttgttgatttaattaatcttgttctttaatgtttcttaagggattagctaaccctaagactcgcccatttactttgattgagctcggaagaggaaatctaggttgggaaagattaattaacaagaatttgggtcattaaacccaCCTAATAACTTGAGTTAggaataggaaagttacttgagattcaattggttgtgcttgatatcacactctaaggcttggaaaagcttagagtgaaattcattgatttggttggaagactttcaatgagattttagaaaccGTTATCTATTAACATGaacccgctcttagttgtaaaatcataaaatacattggatcgttacttgagagtttCTTGTATCCATACTTATGgacattgatcattttacttgctttctaggttagtttacatttccgcattagttataattttctcaaaaatcaaAGTATTATCTATCGTTTGGCTTAGCTTGGTAAGTGAAAGTTCCTTACTTTCttaatcgcctagtatattgttccctgtgggatcgaccccgactcatagttgggtaaattatattgcatacgaccgtgtacactttctctttaaggagtggatttggacgttatcaattgCCAgaaagtgaaagccgaacaccagaggcctggtgggtTCGCTCAGAACATAGACATTTCCGTCttgaaatgggagatgataaacatggatttcataaCAAGTTTACCTCGCTCTTTTCGAAAGCatgatttgatttgggtgattgtagatCGACTTACCAAGTCAGCTCACTTCTTGCCAGTGAAGACTACAGAtttagcagaagattatgccaagttataTATCCAGGAAATCGTCCAATTGCATTGGACTCCTTTGTCCATCATTTTAGATGGTGGTGCGCAGTTTACAGTGaacttttggaaatccttttaGAAAGGATTGGGCACGAGGGTGAACTACAACACAGCTTTTCATCCTTAGACAGATGGacaggcagagcgtactatttagactcttgaggatatgttaagggcgtgtgttattgattttaaaGGTAGTTGTGATGACCATCTAcccctcattgagtttgcttataataacagttgccactctagtatccagatggcatcgtatgaggccttgtatgggAATAGATGTaggtcaccaattggttggCTTGAGGTTGGTGAAGTAGAGTTgctagggccagacttggtttATCAAGCTATGGAGAAAATCAAGTTAATTCAGGAGCGGTTGAAAACAGCTCAGAGTGGCCAAAAGTCCTATTCAGACATGCGGCGTAGAGACCTAGatttccaagttgatgattgggtgtttctaaaagtttcacctatgaaaggcgttatgagatttgggaagaaggggaagcttagtccccgctATATTGGGCCATGTAGAATCCTGCGAAGGATCGGGCAGGTAGTTTATGAGTTAGAATTGCTACAAGAATTAGCTGTTGTACACCTagtgtttcatgtatccatATTGAAGAAATTCATTGGAGACCCATCTCTTATAGTTCCTACGAAGATCACAGGGGTTAAAAATAGTTTGTCTTACGAAGAGATTCCAGTGGCGattcttgatcgtcaagtttgcaagttgagaactaaggagaTTGCTTCAGTAAAAGTACTATGAAGAAATTAGAAAATCGAAGAGGCTACGTGGGAAGGCAAGAGGACATGAAGCCCAAGCATCCCCATCTCGTTGAAGAGCAAGCAGAAAATTTTGAAGGTAACTAACCTTTTCATTCAAACCTTACGCTATAATCTCCATGCTTTTCAGTATTCAGTCAGTCCAGTTTCAGTCAGTCCAGTATTCAGTCAACTCAGCATTCAGTCAGTTCAATAATCATGTATTCAGTCAGTTCAATATGCATGTGTTCATGTCAGTTCAATGATCACGTGTCTCGGCAAGTCAGTTTCAGATAACTTAGTTACAGAGTAAACTCTACCGTAGTTTCTGtaaagcctccaaataaatcgtGATACAACTAAGATCATCATTTGAGAATGAATGATCCCAAGTAAGAGGTAATGTTACATCCcatatcttagaactaaggttagacttgTATCGTGGGAGTTTAACGGAGAATTTaaaagtttgtatgttttgcgAAAATAGTTGACGGGCCTATTTCGGGCACCCATAACCCCTTGATTCATTGAGAATTTGGAAAGTGTTCCTTAATGAAAGATGTAGTACGTGaaaatacctttccatccatataatGTGAAGCTCAAACTGAGCTCTGTGCTAGAAGTTATATCCATTCTACGAAACGCTGTCGACAAGCTGAAAAACGTGAAATTTTCGCTAAGTGTGAAATGGACCTAGGAGCTCGCTGAGCTCAGCTCAAAGCAAAACATAATCAAGCTATAGGTTAAGCTTGGCGAGTCAGGGGGTCCAAAAATGCCCATCTTATAAATTAAACGCTCAAACCCGAAATTCATTTATTTAACATTCCAACTTCATTCTAAAGTCCTAAGCAGCCGTTTTTCTCCTCTCCTCATCTTCCCACGTCAAGGTAAGATTTATCTAACGATTCCTAAGTAATTCCAACTTAATTCATGATTCTTTaaccaaaacataggatttccaaggtaaattCTTCTCAAGCGGTTCAAAGCTAGGATTTTGGTGTTCTTCGTCAGAGAAGCAGTTTAGTTTGTTAGATTGGAGCGGttacaggtatgtgaggctaactctctatgTTTGTGGGAATGTTGATCATTGACTATCACGAATTGCCTCAGAATTATAGTTATATCTTAGTTCCATGAATAGTTGCAGAACCTCTATTATCTAGTTTCGTAATTCATTCGTGACTTtcattttgaatgttgttgaatgtaaTTTATATAGAATTGTATTTGatacccatgagtctcagtctagaaattCAACATACTTAGAAATAGTTAAGGCTTCAGACCTATAATCATTCCTTGAATACATGGCTAAGTTTAACAATGTTCATTATTCCAGTGATCTCAGTTTCTTAATAATAATTAACGAATATTGAACATATGTATTTTGCTCGAGGGCACAgtctcatgtatacatatacttgGCCAAGGCCATTGACTGACGCTTGGCCAAGGCCAGTGATTTGTGCACTTATATTgggccgaggccccacatatGACTAACTCAATTAAAACAGATGAATTCATATTCAGAACAGGGAGTACCTATTACTTTACTTCTTTTGTTCTGTTCAGTTATCATCTTTAGTTCCagattatatatacatgtttattgatttgggctgCCCTTTCCCTAGCACCCCACTTACAGTTCTTtccttcagttgctttacataccagtgaAATTCAAATGTGCTAACGTCCTTTTTTGCCCGGGGCCTCCATCTGACGATGCAGGAAATGATTTACAGAATGACACATCTGCTCGCTAGGATCTCCAGTATCAGCCGATTGGTGAGCCTAGGTCTTTCGAGGCCTTATCATTTATTTACAGTCTTTATAGTATTTTCAGTTAGTAAGGTATGTTGGAATccttgtcccggtaaacagTTAGCATTTCAGTATGCTTTAGAGGCTTCTAGACTATAGTCCACTCAGTTAGCAAGCTATTatgtgttagccttgttggctactTATTCAGATTTGCAGACTTTTCATTACTTTCCGCATTTATGATATTTTAGTCAGAATCTTTAGTAGATCAAATGTAGTGTGTTATATTCAGCTTACAATTATACCACATGTTGATCCAGtcagccagttggttcgctcgatcacatgcagtcaggcaccgagtgtcgtgttacgcccaaaccatggttcggggcgtgacacggACAGAAGTAGCTCAGTGGTTACAAAAGAAGGAACAATGAGATTGAATGACAGGATATGGTTAAAGTGTCCTTTATGTTCTGGATTTGacatgcaatttaatttttgtatcaCACTAGTTGATTATTTAGATTGTCATGTGACATTTAATAGAATTATGTGTTCTATACTGGAATTCACCACGAGGAAGTTGATTAGAAAGGGTGAGCATCGATGTGGACTTTAGTATTTTCAGAATGTGCCGCTGATACAGGCTATGAAGGCAAAGGCAATTGATTGGTTCGATCTTTGGCACAAACGGTTGGGTCATCCTTCAAAGACAAGTAATGAATTCTAGTACGACATTAGGCTTAAAGGAGAGTGGTGATAGATTAGATAGAGAATGTGATGTATGCCAACAGGCAAAGCAAACGAGAAGTGTTTTTCCTTTAAGTGATGATATTGTTTCGGATACCTTTGAGATGATTCATTGCGATTTATGGGGACCATATAGAACCCCTTCCTCTGGTGGtgcttcatatttttttactaTTGTGGATGATCGTTCACGAGCCATGTGGATCTTTCTCTTAGTTGATAAGAAAGAAATGTTCCAAACCTTGAAGAATTTCTTCGCTTTTGTGGAGAGGCAGTTCGAAAAAAGGGTGAAGATAGTTAAAGTGATAACGGAACTGAGTTTATGTGTATGAAGACTTGCTTCTTCGAACATGGAATTCTATTTCAAACATCTTACACAGGGACACTTCAGCAGAATGAAAGAGTCAAAAGAAAACACCATCACATTCTTAATGTGGCACGAGCATTGAGATTTCAGGGTCATCTTCCGATCAAATTCTGGGGAAAACGTGTTTTGACTTCGGGCTATTTGAGTAATAGAACGTCGTCTTTGGTTTTGAACAAACCCCCTATGAAATTTTGTACTGGAAGGCGCCCTGGTATGATCACTTAAGGGTGATAAGGTCACTCTgctacacacacacaaaggGAAGAACAAAGGACAAGTTTACGAGTCGGAGTCTTAAGTGTGTCTTCTTGGGATACCCCTATAGACAGAAGGGTTAGAGATTGTATGACTTAAGGAACCACGAATATTTAATCTCAATAGATGTGGGCTCTACGATACTAAGTTCCCCTTTGCCAAAGGATCAGGTAAGTTGGTCGACAACATAGAAGCGATCCCGGATGAAACTGAGGAACAAAGAAACCAGCACGATTTTGAAGAAGACCAGACTGATAATGTAGGTACGAACGAAACTCAAATGGAAGAAGTACGGACACCAGATACCGAACCTACAGATCAACCAGAATTAGACCGGATAGATGTCGGCCCGATTAGTGAAAGCGTAGATGAAGTATAGATGAAAGGTATCCGGGCCAGCGAAAGGCCACCGGAGGAACAGTTGGGTCGGGGTAAACTTCAGGAGCATGAATCGATTCGGTTGCGCGACTACGTCACTGAAGAATTCCTGAAAGAAAGTCCATCAACGCGTCCGCTCAATCCTCAGCAACCCTCAGGAGCACCTTATCCTTTAGCTAACTATATATCCTATGATAATTTTTCCTCGCAACACCAAAGGTTCCTTGCAGCAATTACCATAGGAACTGAACCAAAACCTTTTCAGAGGCAATGAAAGAAGAACATTAGAAAATAGCCATGCAGCAAGAGATCCAAGCATTGGAGGATAATGGAACATGGACACTAGAAACTTTGCCACCGAATAAGAAAATATTGCATGTAGATGGGTGTACAAAATCAAGTACAACTCTGACGACACATCGAGCGATATAAAGCTCATTTGGTCATCTTCGAAAATAAACTAGAGGAAGAAATTGACTACAATGAAACTTTTGCTCTGATTGCTAACGTAATAACTGTACAGACCTTCCTGGCAGTTGCGATTGCACGAAATTGGGAGTTGCGTTAGATGGATGTGCATTGTTGCGGTTCGCTTTTTATGCAGGTTTAGGGCATAAAAGGCTTCTACGAACTCATTGGTGCCCttttggactttgttttaaaagagtcgccacctaatatttaggaaattaggaaaaccgattttgaagggtttattcaaataccgtgaaaaaaccttcataatccagagttctaggtaagaaTTCTGATGAttccctggggaaggtgttaggcaccccagtattaaggatccgtactatgcggttgaccttcgaattacAAAATATGAGTATTTGCGTAAACTgtctattttgtgtttatttccCGCATTTAGAAAAGATTGTCATTTTGTAAGTTTGGATATCATTTGAAAAGATTTGAGTATATCCCTGTTACATACAGGGTATCGTAATTTTCAGATTTATGATATCCATTTATAAATAGTCCCCTTTTTTAGTATAAGGAGTATATTTTGATTTATAAATGAAATGTAAGAAGAGCGTTTTGATTTTAAAACTTATTGCATACTCATACTTCGGTTCAGATTAATCCGTTTTGGTACGTTTCAGCCTTGTCCAGAGCTCTTTATATTAtgatggttttttttttgtacaaaaagcgttttatttatttagaggCAGTGTATCTCAACGGTATAAACTTGTCTTTTTGGCCCTTTCATGACCCAACAAATAAAAGAATATGAATCCCAAACTGGTTTGATTTTAGGAAAAAGAGTGCGAGTCCAGTTGTGGTCAAAATGAAAATCTGCTTcagtgtttttaaaaaaaactgagTACAGAATTAAAAGGGTTTAGCATTCTGAAATTTTATAAACTTGGTATACCAAATGTTTGCTTAGAGAATTTAtgtgggctttggcccaaagtGCTGTTTGTTTAAGACATCGTGTGAAGTCCCCCATTTTTTCTAAAAGACTTGGAAAAATGAGTGAATCTAtatcttctaaaaaaaaaagaagaatttaaAGGGAAAGAGTTTCCAAGTTTGAGTAACCAATTTGAAATTATTAATACCAAACAGGGTTCCGCCATTTTaaggtttttgtttttttgaaagaaaactgATTTGTGCTTATTATACTTAAgaaaaacagtttttttttaagTCCAATTTGTATTTAGTTTTTAAAACGCCAAATTTGATTGCGGCTTTGTAAATTCGTTCGGGGacctaaagtcatctaaacggCATAAGAACCGTTATTCTAAGACGGCTAGTTTGAAACATAAGGTTCCTctataatatgaatttaatacAACCTTTACAAATACATcaacttaaaataaataatcatgaaatgaataatAGAGTAGAGATAGAATAGGggtgtaccaagcccctagttagccattttcacccatggctgggccttctgcgcGCCTCGCTATTGTTTTTTCTTCGCGGACTCGATCCTAATTTGAATAGCGGTCCTGGTCTTGACCCGAATTGTCATACAAGtggaggaaaagaagaaaagaaaaaaaaactcggttagtttatatttaacCGTCCTTGTTACTAAAATAACTAAGgcacacatatgtacatatataaacaAAACAAGTCATGCAAAGATCTTATACTTGTCCCTTCGTATCCTAAACCGTGGTAATGGTTCATTTTAAGACTTAATATGACCTGGGGACTGGGTCCTAACCCCGTATTCCTGATGTCGCACAAGTTCTAAGGGGCCTCGAAggaccccaggcatggctaacaccggggAGATTAGAACAACCTTGAATTACGATACTTGGCCTTGAATTAATAAACACCATTTAAGAAGGAACAAAGAGAGCACAAAGTATATAAGATCACAGCAAATACAAAGGGAACAGGTAGCACTGAAATGAACACAGACAAAGCTTGTGAGCATAGAAGCAGTACACTAATGGAAGTATGGCTGAGATAAGCCATGGTGAACCATGTAGGAGGCAACAGTTCTAGAAGTGTCAAGGCACATATATCACAAAGCATGGATGTGTTCAACTTACGTCTTAGGCAAACAATCAGGTAACTTCAAGGTTCATATAAGGTGTGGCAGGTCTCACTCCAGTATGTAAAGGGTGCATGGGACAGTAAGGCCAATGTGAGTAGTAGCAGGGACAAACTACTCAATGCTGGTCACAAACATCAGTTTAGTTAGGCCATATGGTGTTCCTAGTATGGTGCAAAAACAAGATTCAATGGGCAACCCAAGCAGTAGACATGGATAGTACAAAGATGAAATAAGAAGATCCAAATCCTAGGTGATGCAAGATGAATCAGGTGAGCCAGGGCACAAGTAAAAGCAGATGGTACAGCACATTGATATCAAGGCCAACAAGTTCAGACAGGAGGAGGCATGGTCATGATCACACAAGAGACACAGTTCATACATATCATGATGGGGTAAGTGCCATGTACACTAGTATACTAAAGCAGAAGACAGCAAAATAGTCATGGTTAATGCATATGATTACAATGGACTGCTACAGCTTAGAGTAACACTTAGAGAGGTTGTACAATGTACCTAAGTGGGATGCAGGATGGCAGGCATGAATTTACATGTCAACAATCATGTAGGAAGAGAAGGGAAAAGGAGGAAAGGTACACAAGGTTTACCATTGCAAGAGAAGCAGGCTACCCTAAATCAAATAATGAACATGACAGACAAGGCAAGATAGGGCAAAGATGTGGCCTAAGGCCTTGACACAAATGAAGGAAGACATCTTAAACACTCAAATGAACCTTGAAAGCAGATAACCATGAATAAGTCAACTTACAGCATTTGAAACTCTCAAAACAAGACAAACATGGTAAAAGGGGACACATATTTAGAAAAAACCATGCAGGATTTTGACAAGAATGGACAAAACAAGTAAACAGTATGGCATTCTGATAAAAGCAGGCATAGCATGGTTAATTTGACATTGAACAATGGTGTTTTAACTAGTGATGTAGCAAGCAAAAGCAAAGTAGGATTTTGGAGTTTCAAGCCACAGAATCATGTAGGCTAACTAAGTGAAATATAAGATTTACTATGCCAAGACAATGCTAACTAAAATGCAGGTGCAATGGGAGAGAACAACAGACTCAATATCGGGTTCAGGTGATACATATGCATGGGAATATAGAAGCAGTCCaagaaaattaaacaaaaacacaaaacaGGGCTTATAGATTACAAGCTAAGCACCATCATCTAAGTATATGACATATAGAAGCAAATAGGCTAGTTCACATGATCATGGAGTGACACAGAAATTCATGCTTACAAGATCAACACTAAAACAACCTCACTTTTCCTCAGCAGAGGTCAATGTTCCCACAAAACTCAAAACAAGTAACCATAAAACACCAGATAAGGATAACTTCAAACAAGCAAGTGGAGACAAGAGGCTAATATGCAGATGCAAAGTTCAAGCTTAAATGGGATGTTTCA
Coding sequences within it:
- the LOC132033207 gene encoding uncharacterized protein LOC132033207; the encoded protein is MASYEALYGNRCRSPIGWLEVGEVELLGPDLVYQAMEKIKLIQERLKTAQSGQKSYSDMRRRDLDFQVDDWKFIGDPSLIVPTKITGVKNSLSYEEIPVAILDRQVCKLRTKEIASVKYSVSPVSVSPVFSQLSIQSVQ